The Quercus robur chromosome 7, dhQueRobu3.1, whole genome shotgun sequence genome has a segment encoding these proteins:
- the LOC126692916 gene encoding probable glycosyltransferase At3g07620 isoform X2 has translation MNRSFKIYVYPHRRNDPFANVLLPVGSKPGGNYASESYFKKVLMRSHFITKDPTKADLFFLPFSIARLRHDPRIGVRGIQDFIKDYILNISQKYPYWDRTGGADHFYVTCHSIGRSAMDKANEVKFNAIQVMCSSTYFQPGYIAHKDACLPQIWPRQGVLPNLSHQTG, from the exons ATGAATAGGAGCTTTAAGATATATGTTTATCCTCACAGACGAAATGATCCTTTTGCAAACGTGCTGTTGCCAGTGGGTTCCAAACCTGGGGGTAATTATGCTAGTGAAAGTTACTTTAAGAAGGTTCTTATGAGAAGCCATTTCATTACAAAAGATCCAACCAAGGCAGATCTTTTCTTTCTGCCTTTTTCAATTGCGAGGTTGCGGCATGACCCTAGAATTGGTGTAAGAGGTATCCAAGATTTTATTAAAGATTACATCCTCAATATTAGTCAGAAGTACCCATATTGGGATCGGACAGGTGGGGCTGATCATTTCTATGTTACTTGTCATTCCATTGGACGGTCAGCAATGGATAAAGCAAATGAAGTGAAATTCAATGCAATTCAAGTTATGTGTTCTTCTACCTATTTCCAACCTGGGTACATTGCTCACAAAGATGCATGCCTGCCACAAATTTGGCCAAGACAAGGAGTCCTCCCTAATCTTTCTCATCAAACAG GATAG
- the LOC126692916 gene encoding probable glycosyltransferase At3g07620 isoform X1, which yields MNRSFKIYVYPHRRNDPFANVLLPVGSKPGGNYASESYFKKVLMRSHFITKDPTKADLFFLPFSIARLRHDPRIGVRGIQDFIKDYILNISQKYPYWDRTGGADHFYVTCHSIGRSAMDKANEVKFNAIQVMCSSTYFQPGYIAHKDACLPQIWPRQGVLPNLSHQTG from the exons ATGAATAGGAGCTTTAAGATATATGTTTATCCTCACAGACGAAATGATCCTTTTGCAAACGTGCTGTTGCCAGTGGGTTCCAAACCTGGGGGTAATTATGCTAGTGAAAGTTACTTTAAGAAGGTTCTTATGAGAAGCCATTTCATTACAAAAGATCCAACCAAGGCAGATCTTTTCTTTCTGCCTTTTTCAATTGCGAGGTTGCGGCATGACCCTAGAATTGGTGTAAGAGGTATCCAAGATTTTATTAAAGATTACATCCTCAATATTAGTCAGAAGTACCCATATTGGGATCGGACAGGTGGGGCTGATCATTTCTATGTTACTTGTCATTCCATTGGACGGTCAGCAATGGATAAAGCAAATGAAGTGAAATTCAATGCAATTCAAGTTATGTGTTCTTCTACCTATTTCCAACCTGGGTACATTGCTCACAAAGATGCATGCCTGCCACAAATTTGGCCAAGACAAGGAGTCCTCCCTAATCTTTCTCATCAAACAG gTTAA
- the LOC126692916 gene encoding uncharacterized protein LOC126692916 isoform X3, with protein sequence MNRSFKIYVYPHRRNDPFANVLLPVGSKPGGNYASESYFKKVLMRSHFITKDPTKADLFFLPFSIARLRHDPRIGVRAMDKANEVKFNAIQVMCSSTYFQPGYIAHKDACLPQIWPRQGVLPNLSHQTGVTRKKRN encoded by the exons ATGAATAGGAGCTTTAAGATATATGTTTATCCTCACAGACGAAATGATCCTTTTGCAAACGTGCTGTTGCCAGTGGGTTCCAAACCTGGGGGTAATTATGCTAGTGAAAGTTACTTTAAGAAGGTTCTTATGAGAAGCCATTTCATTACAAAAGATCCAACCAAGGCAGATCTTTTCTTTCTGCCTTTTTCAATTGCGAGGTTGCGGCATGACCCTAGAATTGGTGTAAGAG CAATGGATAAAGCAAATGAAGTGAAATTCAATGCAATTCAAGTTATGTGTTCTTCTACCTATTTCCAACCTGGGTACATTGCTCACAAAGATGCATGCCTGCCACAAATTTGGCCAAGACAAGGAGTCCTCCCTAATCTTTCTCATCAAACAG GTGTCactaggaaaaaaagaaattga
- the LOC126691215 gene encoding uncharacterized protein LOC126691215, translating to MEMLKVRYLKEFCYRFGKCQKDLASIIEENEVKICHCYAEASKLNSEDFVKMVLLDATFIIEHFLRAVAGGEYENDCISSLKKTIIFPFLCLLAKNSPHEKEIPTEKEAKHFTDLIRYFYCQFNLQPGENISNLHSATKLNEAGVAFQMAEHGRLLDKKFQKSRSLEKYPYFNCSWFLNCLSCLKCFLCFERMQPVPFFVVDEGTDGLFRNLMALEQFHYPSESYICNYIVLLDYLVNSAEVVELLVEKKIIVIC from the exons ATGGAAATGCTGAAAGTGAGATACTTAAAGGAATTCTGTTATCGGTTTGGGAAATGCCAAAAGGATCTTgcaagtatcattgaagaaaacgAAGTAAAGATTTGCCATTGTTACGCAGAGGCCTCTAAACTCAACAGTGAAGATTTTGTGAAAATGGTTCTATTGGATGCCACCTTTATCATTGAGCATTTCTTGAGAGCTGTTGCTGGAGGAGAATATGAAAACGATTGCATATCAA GTCTGAAGAAAACAATAATATTTCCTTTCTTATGCTTGCTTGCAAAAAATTCTCCCCATGAAAAGGAAATACCAACTGAGAAGGAAGCAAAACATTTCACCGATTTGATCAGATATTTCTACTGTCAATTTAACCTCCAACCCGGAGAAAATATTTCTAATCTACATAGTGCAACAAAGCTGAACGAGGCAGGAGTGGCATTCCAAATGGCTGAACATGGAAGGTTACTTGACAAAAAATTCCAGAAGTCTAGGAGCTTGGAAAAATATCCCTACTTCAATTGCTCGTGGTTCTTAAATTGCTTATCATGTTTGAAATGCTTTTTGTGCTTTGAACGTATGCAACCGGTCCCATTCTTTGTAGTAGATGAAGGAACTGATGGCCTTTTCCGAAACCTCATGGCATTGGAGCAATTTCATTATCCATCTGAATCTTACATATGCAACTATATTGTGCTATTGGATTATCTAGTCAATTCTGCAGAAGTTGTGGAATTACTTGTTGAAAAAAAGattattgttatttgttaa